In a single window of the Necator americanus strain Aroian chromosome X, whole genome shotgun sequence genome:
- a CDS encoding hypothetical protein (NECATOR_CHRX.G23572.T1) — MKNGKSGRDDGISAEMLKYFPPSGIREMIKITRSIWIDERITDSWRHAIIIPFHKKLSVTDPRNYRGISSLCVMYEALERIILYRLIKHREETTRDEQAGFRPGRSTIDQVFIVRRVIEIWQRYSKPMQLAFLDFEAAFDSPHRGRLLNALRADGVPGKFVHLLYDMNQRTTAAVRTPAGCTTPFEVVTGVRQEAVAGPFLLNFAVDDIMRRTVDQCPADIVLAPSGCPLTDLEYADDVIIFAESSTKLQHVVNLVSKLAAAYQADVDLFETTNGNQGGRKTDRTRR; from the coding sequence atgaagaatggaaaatctggtagagacgacgggattagcgcagaaatgctgaaatattttcctccgtctgggattcgtgagatgataaAGATCacccgttcaatatggatagacgaaaggataactgattcgtggagacacgctatcataattcccttccacaagaagttatccgtcacggaccccaggaattatcgaggaatctcttcgCTGTGTGTTATGTACGAGGcactggagcgcattatcctgtaccgactcattaaacatcgcgaagaaacaacgcgcgacgagcaagctggctttcgccctggccgatctacgattgaccaggtgttcatcgtcaggagagtgatcgaaatctggcagcgatattcgaagccaatgcaactagcgtttctggactttgaagccgcgttcgactctcctcaccgaggccgtcttctcaacgcgctccgcgcagATGGAGtgccaggaaagttcgttcacTTGCTttatgacatgaatcaacgaacaactgctgcagttcgaacaccagccggatgtacaacaccgtttgaagtggtaactggagtaagacaagaggCAGtagcaggacctttcctgttgaATTTCGCagtcgacgacattatgcgaagaacagtcgaccagtgtcctgccgacattgtcttagcaccatctgggtgccccttgactgacctcgagtacgccgacgatgttattatattcgcggaaagcagtacgaaacttcaacatgttgtcaaccttgtatccaagctggctgcagcttatcaagcagatgtggatctcttcgagaccacgaacgggaatcagggtggacggaaaaccgatagaactcgtcgatga
- a CDS encoding hypothetical protein (NECATOR_CHRX.G23574.T2) — translation MKKPTRAQRRSYSRAFLGRSVKPSLKSWNHNALTVMEEPGGGIWLNVVFLRLRDRGGRKLWIVSAHAPTETAEDNSKDVFYDELNALMSKIPSQQVVIVGIDANAKMGLEQQSDVLGKWYYPAERTSDNGDRLVDLCEQTGLIIASTFKRNRRRHQLTWQGSTLLTPEEQRKRKMKTLKLQLDYVLARNIP, via the exons ATGAAGAAACCTACAAGAGCACAAAGACGATCATACTCACGCGCATTTCTAGGGCGTTCGGTGAAACCTAGCCTCAAGAGCTGGAATCACAACGCGTTGACGGTCATGGAG gaacctggtggaggaatttggctcaacgtcgtctttttacgactgcgggatcgcggaggacgtaaactctggatcgtaagtgctcacgcacctacggaaaccgctgaggacaacagtaaggacgtcttctatgatgaactcaatgcgttgatgtctaaaataccaagccagcaggtggttattgtcggaatcgacgcaaatgcgaagatgggactcgaacagcaatccgacgtgctaggaaaatggtattatccagcggagcgcacgtcggacaacggtgaccgtctggtcgacttgtgcgaacagacgggtctcatcatcgcttccacgtttaagaggaatcgtcgacgccatcagctcacgtggcaggggtcaacccttttaacacctgaagagcagcgcaagcggaagatgaagactcttaagcttcagctcgactacgttctggcgaggaacattccttag
- a CDS encoding hypothetical protein (NECATOR_CHRX.G23574.T1), which yields MVLVLLCTHLSFLLPTLTIFSPFLAILHLRLLHHKSVSIVNFYSPITAADKSESDAFYEELEKVILKEKSFYNFVLGDFNSKLGKARKEEYRIGRFGLRDRDENDKSSAELFFASRLFHANSLSIKKDHRRWTWKSAVRLVRRKKVSQTTGRLRSVLTHRKGDANALQNYRPEPGGGIWLNVVFLRLRDRGGRKLWIVSAHAPTETAEDNSKDVFYDELNALMSKIPSQQVVIVGIDANAKMGLEQQSDVLGKWYYPAERTSDNGDRLVDLCEQTGLIIASTFKRNRRRHQLTWQGSTLLTPEEQRKRKMKTLKLQLDYVLARNIP from the exons ATGGTGCTGGTtctgttgtgcacccatctgtcgttcCTCTTGCCGACTCTTACGATCTTCTCACCTTTTCTGGCCATCCTTCACCTCCGCCTTCTGCACCACAAATCCGTAAGTATCGTCAACTTCTACTCACCAATAACAGCAGCTGATAAATCCGAATCGGACGCGTTTTATGAGGAGCTGGAGAAAGTGATCCTCAAGGAAAAGTCATTCTATAACTTCGTTCTCGGAGACTTCAACTCAAAACTGGGAAAGGCTAgaaaagaggaatacaggatcggaagatttggactacgTGACCGGGATGAAAACGACAAGAGTTCCGCCGAACTGTTCTTCGCCAGTCGTCTCTTTCATGCGAATTCTCTTTCcataaagaaagatcatcgaCGTTGGACATGGAAATCGGCGGTGCGACTCGTGAGAAG GAAGAAAGTATCCCAGACAACTGGAAGACTTCGCAGTGTTCTTACCCACAGGAAGGGTGATGCAAATGCCCTTCAAAACTATCGTCCG gaacctggtggaggaatttggctcaacgtcgtctttttacgactgcgggatcgcggaggacgtaaactctggatcgtaagtgctcacgcacctacggaaaccgctgaggacaacagtaaggacgtcttctatgatgaactcaatgcgttgatgtctaaaataccaagccagcaggtggttattgtcggaatcgacgcaaatgcgaagatgggactcgaacagcaatccgacgtgctaggaaaatggtattatccagcggagcgcacgtcggacaacggtgaccgtctggtcgacttgtgcgaacagacgggtctcatcatcgcttccacgtttaagaggaatcgtcgacgccatcagctcacgtggcaggggtcaacccttttaacacctgaagagcagcgcaagcggaagatgaagactcttaagcttcagctcgactacgttctggcgaggaacattccttag
- a CDS encoding hypothetical protein (NECATOR_CHRX.G23574.T3), with the protein MVLVLLCTHLSFLLPTLTIFSPFLAILHLRLLHHKSVSIVNFYSPITAADKSESDAFYEELEKVILKEKSFYNFVLGDFNSKLGKARKEEYRIGRFGLRDRDENDKSSAELFFASRLFHANSLSIKKDHRRWTWKSAVRLVRR; encoded by the coding sequence ATGGTGCTGGTtctgttgtgcacccatctgtcgttcCTCTTGCCGACTCTTACGATCTTCTCACCTTTTCTGGCCATCCTTCACCTCCGCCTTCTGCACCACAAATCCGTAAGTATCGTCAACTTCTACTCACCAATAACAGCAGCTGATAAATCCGAATCGGACGCGTTTTATGAGGAGCTGGAGAAAGTGATCCTCAAGGAAAAGTCATTCTATAACTTCGTTCTCGGAGACTTCAACTCAAAACTGGGAAAGGCTAgaaaagaggaatacaggatcggaagatttggactacgTGACCGGGATGAAAACGACAAGAGTTCCGCCGAACTGTTCTTCGCCAGTCGTCTCTTTCATGCGAATTCTCTTTCcataaagaaagatcatcgaCGTTGGACATGGAAATCGGCGGTGCGACTCGTGAGAAGGTAG
- a CDS encoding hypothetical protein (NECATOR_CHRX.G23575.T1) — translation MVLLQFLCVWSSSNERIGFVPDYSVVVRDECTFLEVTAQNWLLAYRSTLMSRTGARPSVVEASGVNTKTAKDDSSWTAVQDKPREDVLSPQKWDMFVNATISTDESLLLWICSLSLINVVIQSE, via the exons ATGGTTTTGTTACAATTCTTATGTGTGTGGAGTTCCTCAAATGAG agGATTGGGTTTGTGCCAGATTATTCAGTGGTAGTGCGTGATGAGTGTACTTTTCTCGAAGTCACTGCTCAGAATTGGCTTCTAGCATATCGAAGTACACTAATGAGTCGAACTGGCGCCAG ACCTTCCGTCGTGGAGGCGAGTGGTGTAAATACAAAGACAGCAAAAGATGATTCTTCGTGGACGGCCGTTCAAGACAAGCCAAGAGAAGACGTACTATCTCCTCAG aagtggGACATGTTTGTGAATGCCACCATTAGTACAGATGAATCGCTTCTTTTGTGGATTTGTTCTCTATCACTGATTAATGTTGTTATCCAATCAGAGTAA
- a CDS encoding hypothetical protein (NECATOR_CHRX.G23576.T2) codes for MESQLNCQIGARHRSFEINDAIFAKDCRGQKPIWTPGFINLYCSLWKRLSTRHVNQLRSRTDTTATKTFVDVFDLLLREQGRWCNAELLTRLNDRNASDHPTADYRWTHEELDTR; via the coding sequence ATGGAATCTCAATTAAATTGTCAAATTGGAGCACGACACCGCAGCTTTGAGATCAACGACGCGATTTTTGCTAAGGATTGTCGAGGACAGAAACCTATTTGGACTCCCGGTTTTATCAACCTATACTGTTCGCTGTGGAAACGACTATCGACTCGACACGTAAACCAGTTGCGATCCAGGACCGACACAACAGCGACTAAAACTTTCGTGGATGTGTTCGATCTACTACTCCGCGAGCAAGGACGATGGTGCAACGCCGAGCTGCTGACACGTCTCAACGACCGTAACGCCTCTGACCACCCCACAGCCGATTACAGGTGGACCCACGAGGAACTCGATACGAGATAA
- a CDS encoding hypothetical protein (NECATOR_CHRX.G23576.T1), translating into MLPSRNLTNDTRDVRMESQLNCQIGARHRSFEINDAIFAKDCRGQKPIWTPGFINLYCSLWKRLSTRHVNQLRSRTDTTATKTFVDVFDLLLREQGRWCNAELLTRLNDRNASDHPTADYRWTHEELDTR; encoded by the coding sequence ATGTTACCTTCTAGAAATCTCACAAACGATACACGAGATGTCAGAATGGAATCTCAATTAAATTGTCAAATTGGAGCACGACACCGCAGCTTTGAGATCAACGACGCGATTTTTGCTAAGGATTGTCGAGGACAGAAACCTATTTGGACTCCCGGTTTTATCAACCTATACTGTTCGCTGTGGAAACGACTATCGACTCGACACGTAAACCAGTTGCGATCCAGGACCGACACAACAGCGACTAAAACTTTCGTGGATGTGTTCGATCTACTACTCCGCGAGCAAGGACGATGGTGCAACGCCGAGCTGCTGACACGTCTCAACGACCGTAACGCCTCTGACCACCCCACAGCCGATTACAGGTGGACCCACGAGGAACTCGATACGAGATAA
- a CDS encoding hypothetical protein (NECATOR_CHRX.G23577.T2) — translation MVILKSLEHRVLSTLRKAYPGQTRMEMLASSFVYLPTMDSDIEKLVRTCPRYASVAKDPQKAELQSWPKPYSPWTRVHADFAEPMKGRYHLLIVDVYSKWLEIVQISAISSTATIKAKKCIFAKFGDTRDPRHGQRYAVQVVSIHFILPFPRNLAHSHAVVLSTKQQTSRNLCGHLQKRTRQAEGGTNSGRITDIFDGISLHSLSVCT, via the coding sequence ATGGTGATTCTAAAATCACTTGAACATCGTGTTCTTTCAACATTACGCAAAGCTTATCCAGGCCAAACAAGGATGGAAATGCTTGCATCAAGCTTTGTCTATTTGCCTACGATGGATTCCGACATTGAAAAACTCGTAAGGACCTGTCCAAGATATGCATCCGTGGCAAAGGATCCGCAGAAAGCCGAACTACAGTCGTGGCCGAAACCATACTCACCGTGGACTCGAGTTCATGCTGATTTCGCTGAACCGATGAAAGGACGATACCATCTACTTATTGTGGACGTCTACTCCAAGTGGCTGGAAATCGTCCAGATCTCAGCGATCTCCTCAACGGCTACTATCAAAGCAAAGAAGTGCATCTTTGCCAAGTTCGGAGACACCAGAGATCCCCGTCACGGACAACGGTACGCAGTTCAAGTCGTCTCAATTCACTTCATTCTGCCGTTCCCGAGGAATCTTGCACATTCACACGCCGTCGTTTTATCCACAAAGCAGCAGACAAGCAGAAATCTTTGTGGACACCTTCAAAAGAGGACTCGCCAAGCTGAAGGAGGAACCAACAGTGGACGCATTACAGACATTTTTGATGGTATATCACTGCACTCCCTGTCCGTGTGCACGTGA
- a CDS encoding hypothetical protein (NECATOR_CHRX.G23577.T1), whose translation MTTVEGCLLTASRMVILKSLEHRVLSTLRKAYPGQTRMEMLASSFVYLPTMDSDIEKLVRTCPRYASVAKDPQKAELQSWPKPYSPWTRVHADFAEPMKGRYHLLIVDVYSKWLEIVQISAISSTATIKAKKCIFAKFGDTRDPRHGQRYAVQVVSIHFILPFPRNLAHSHAVVLSTKQQTSRNLCGHLQKRTRQAEGGTNSGRITDIFDGISLHSLSVCT comes from the coding sequence ATGACGACAGTCGAAGGATGTCTGCTAACTGCATCCCGTATGGTGATTCTAAAATCACTTGAACATCGTGTTCTTTCAACATTACGCAAAGCTTATCCAGGCCAAACAAGGATGGAAATGCTTGCATCAAGCTTTGTCTATTTGCCTACGATGGATTCCGACATTGAAAAACTCGTAAGGACCTGTCCAAGATATGCATCCGTGGCAAAGGATCCGCAGAAAGCCGAACTACAGTCGTGGCCGAAACCATACTCACCGTGGACTCGAGTTCATGCTGATTTCGCTGAACCGATGAAAGGACGATACCATCTACTTATTGTGGACGTCTACTCCAAGTGGCTGGAAATCGTCCAGATCTCAGCGATCTCCTCAACGGCTACTATCAAAGCAAAGAAGTGCATCTTTGCCAAGTTCGGAGACACCAGAGATCCCCGTCACGGACAACGGTACGCAGTTCAAGTCGTCTCAATTCACTTCATTCTGCCGTTCCCGAGGAATCTTGCACATTCACACGCCGTCGTTTTATCCACAAAGCAGCAGACAAGCAGAAATCTTTGTGGACACCTTCAAAAGAGGACTCGCCAAGCTGAAGGAGGAACCAACAGTGGACGCATTACAGACATTTTTGATGGTATATCACTGCACTCCCTGTCCGTGTGCACGTGA
- a CDS encoding hypothetical protein (NECATOR_CHRX.G23578.T1), which yields MLLNYSFTIEYINTKDFGKVDALSRFDSSQSSLPEDYVIAAVDADVISEFSGNCRHLSISAKFIRIATQADCLIQLVID from the coding sequence ATGCTGCTCAACTACAGCTTCACTATCGAGTACATCAACACAAAGGATTTCGGCAAAGTGGATGCTCTTTCACGTTTCGACTCGTCACAGTCATCGTTGCCGGAGGACTACGTGATCGCAGCAGTAGATGCTGATGTCATTTCCGAGTTCTCAGGGAACTGTCGTCATCTTTCAATATCCGCCAAATTCATTCGGATTGCTACGCAAGCCGATTGTCTTATCCAGCTTGTGATCGACTAA
- a CDS encoding hypothetical protein (NECATOR_CHRX.G23579.T1) — protein MDAPIAGTNGTVAYLEEILVTGRPISKHSAQLEALFKRIQDYGLRVRLDKCAFLQTEITYLGFVINAQGRGPDPEKIKAILKRR, from the coding sequence ATGGATGCCCCTATCGCTGGAACAAATGGAACTGTCGCCTATCTGGAGGAGATATTGGTTACTGGCAGACCCATCAGCAAACATAGTGCACAATTAGAGGCCTTGTTCAAGCGGATTCAAGACTACGGACTCCGCGTTCGACTCGACAAATGTGCTTTTCTACAGACGGAGATCACCTACCTTGGGTTCGTCATCAACGCACAAGGACGAGGCCCCGATCCAGAAAAGATCAAAGCTATCCTCAAAAGACGTTAG
- a CDS encoding hypothetical protein (NECATOR_CHRX.G23580.T1): MYAETPRTILEAQTKGQQQMFIELMKRMERMVSAPSPTVPTATVVTAEFIMNSLSTRHLPESKDSATLDDAAKVRLVVSKLDAVTYAHFTNHILPERACDVLLTDNVAALMKLFGHNTSVFARRYAHLNTQRSEKLLFAA; this comes from the exons ATGTATGCTGAAACTCCGCGTACCATCTTGGAAGCCCAAACCAAGGGACAACAGCAAATGTTCATCGAGCTGATGAAGCGTATGGAAAGGATGGTCTCCGCTCCAAGCCCAACCGTTCCAACAGCAACTGTCGTCACGGCCGAATTCATCATGAATTCTCTATCGACACGACACTTGCCTGA GTCAAAGGACAGTGCTACGTTGGACGATGCAGCAAAAGTTCGACTAGTCGTCTCCAAACTCGACGCCGTCACATATGCCCATTTCACGAACCACATTCTTCCTGAAAGAGCATGCGATGTACTCTTAACGGACAACGTGGCTGCTCTGATGAAGTTGTTCGGGCACAATACGTCAGTGTTTGCAAGACGCTACGCACACCTTAACACACAGCGAAGTGAGAAACTACTTTTCGCAGCTTGA